Proteins co-encoded in one Candidatus Korarchaeota archaeon NZ13-K genomic window:
- a CDS encoding metallophosphoesterase — protein MILGIISDSHDDVESLERALELFQRFGVDELIHLGDLISPFSLDPILNSGIPFRVLRGNNDAEVLVALKILEGGGTFHPSPVEVDLGGASFLLFHGFGDSELTKFTAISLAGSGRFDFILYGHTHEVHVEEIGETLVINPGELCGKLSGRKTAALLDTEAKKVEIFDI, from the coding sequence ATGATTCTGGGAATAATCTCGGACTCCCACGACGATGTTGAATCGCTGGAAAGAGCTTTAGAGCTCTTTCAGAGGTTTGGAGTCGATGAGTTAATCCATTTGGGTGATCTAATTTCTCCATTTTCCCTGGATCCAATTTTAAACTCCGGAATCCCATTCAGGGTATTGAGGGGAAACAACGACGCCGAGGTTCTAGTGGCCCTCAAGATCTTGGAGGGAGGTGGCACCTTTCACCCATCGCCAGTCGAGGTGGACCTCGGCGGGGCCTCCTTTTTGCTTTTCCACGGATTCGGGGATAGCGAGCTGACGAAATTCACTGCAATATCTTTGGCTGGAAGCGGTAGGTTCGATTTCATCCTCTACGGACACACGCACGAGGTTCACGTTGAGGAAATCGGTGAAACGCTTGTCATCAACCCTGGCGAACTCTGCGGAAAGCTGAGTGGTAGAAAAACTGCGGCTCTGCTCGATACAGAGGCTAAAAAAGTGGAAATTTTTGATATCTGA
- a CDS encoding tRNA 5'-guanylyltransferase — MLERKSYEIYRDQGAYWKSREIFSALRVPSDDPVVVRIDGWRFHRVAEELKLDRPFDRRLIEALSQAPLRLMQMGFPLALSFLFSDEISFLLYPPIPWNGRIEKLISVIPSYSSAIVSTALNYPVCFDARVVIIRDIDDLLNYLSWRQSEAWRNALNSYALLALESSGLGREEAARELEGKKAEQLHEIIFDRLGINITKVPAWQRRGVIVRKGHGREASEGVKRKLPLVDWEVPLFSAPEGRDYLIESLRAYEES; from the coding sequence GTGCTGGAGAGGAAGTCTTATGAGATTTATAGAGATCAAGGTGCTTATTGGAAGAGCAGGGAGATCTTCTCCGCGCTTAGAGTGCCTTCAGATGACCCCGTGGTTGTGAGGATAGATGGGTGGAGGTTCCACAGAGTGGCTGAGGAATTGAAGTTAGATAGACCGTTTGACAGGAGATTAATCGAAGCTTTGTCACAGGCACCCCTCAGATTGATGCAGATGGGATTTCCTCTAGCCTTGTCTTTTCTGTTCTCGGATGAGATATCCTTCCTGCTATACCCCCCGATCCCGTGGAATGGAAGAATAGAGAAGCTGATCAGCGTGATTCCGTCTTACTCCTCCGCCATAGTGTCCACGGCCTTGAATTACCCCGTTTGCTTCGACGCTAGGGTAGTGATCATTCGGGACATTGATGATCTCCTGAACTACCTGAGCTGGAGGCAATCGGAGGCCTGGAGAAATGCCCTCAACTCATATGCCCTACTCGCCTTGGAGAGCAGCGGCTTGGGGAGGGAAGAGGCCGCGAGAGAGCTGGAAGGGAAAAAGGCCGAGCAGCTTCATGAGATAATCTTTGACAGGTTGGGGATCAACATAACCAAGGTACCGGCCTGGCAGAGGAGGGGTGTCATCGTCAGGAAGGGCCATGGGAGGGAGGCTTCAGAGGGGGTCAAGAGGAAACTCCCGCTCGTCGACTGGGAGGTTCCCCTGTTCTCGGCACCCGAGGGCAGGGATTATCTGATAGAATCCCTGAGGGCTTATGAGGAGTCCTGA